In a single window of the Melioribacteraceae bacterium genome:
- a CDS encoding PAS domain S-box protein, whose amino-acid sequence MFKGRLKGNFIGHLVASLSLLVVLFSIMPDQFFSKSALNFTYHNMTLHSTLEALACFSFFLLGALLYLKAPSQEHNTNIALSLSFMSMGILLGFHASFPVGNSFIITKSFANLIGSFWLLVLLFPKLNLIVVKKRELIAIITVISVFLWGLFVSLNSYLLPPGIEEGNYSRFSLVLNNISAYLFLIVSIRLFLYYKKYKHNKYLIFTFLTSLLSGSSFIFNYSWEGSHVWWIMHIFTTAASLIAFGLLFTEFSILIKNYSSSIEQLEKANEEFRAGKNNSIYSFQNSSDTIIIFNSNKIFDCNKSGLELFEISEKENLESIEIELLSNDVAIRGERFKLYKLLKEMISDNNFEEEFKFSRKDGNVVLASLSISLMEFDRERKYQAVIQDITNSTTQSRFLRLEKKIIEGLSSFEEMREASDFIITNLCSVDGIDAVSYYEYDPVDKVLNLCSSINLPKNYVNAYSRYTKDSLHTYLAIEGKPVFTNHSKINAQSSVFIDEISLQAFAIIPIVYDEELLGVLHITSFEIEDFSEELRNFIETTALGIGSSLWRIQAEQLLNEKSEELNRFFSLALDLLCIADINGYFKRLNSAWESTLGYKISELIGKKFLDFVHPDDLELTLKTIAELSEDKPILNFVNRYRHKDGSYKWIEWRSFPYLGKYIYAAARDITETKKITDELKADEERLESLFRISQYKSNNIQELLDYALHEAITLTKSKIGYIYKYDEETKVFTLNSWSKDVMKECAIREPQTCYELDKTGIWGEAVRQRKAITMNDYEAANKLKKGYPEGHIHLKKYLTIPVIKNDVIVAVVGVANKVEDYTNSDIRHLNLFMDSVWSIVTKIHSESEIKDYLELNEKLIFSSTLGILAYNASGDCVIANQAAADGIGTTIENLKKQNFLELKSWVISGLLDEAKKVLATKETKKININTSSTFGKEIWWECVLSYFENKGEPHLLLTFHDVSQNKLAAEALSASEEKYRLLFENMNAGFALHELIYDENGKPIDYRYLEINPGFEKLTGVSINTLLGKTVKEIMPKTENYWIEIAHKVASTGEPLYYENYSTELGKYYNTFYFSPKKNQFAVVFYDITDKKIAEEKHLTSETRFRKLFENSPEPILFLKDGKFTDCNSATLKLLKFNSKDEIVDFSPLGLSPEYQPDGNRSDTKATAMIKIAYEMGSNLFEWEHIKADGSQFLVEVLLTPIYPLEENTLHVVWRDITDRKIAEYALKFEKERIKNILNTANAVIINLDEHGFVTGINEFGCRLIGYEENEIIGKNWFTTVLPDNDSIEQVYDNFKKIIKGEVEAQKYYENDISDREGNIIKIAWQNTYDRDAAGNIVGILSVGIDITARAKALQKIKEMNDELKSIIDIKDRFFSIVAHDLKSPMQGLIGFSQILKEELDTISIEEGKEILKSIFEISKELNSLLDNLLNWSRLQTGRMEFNPEELNLYTTVHPIIRLLSEVASLKEISIKMKIDPSLMIRADENMIQLILRNLIANAIKFSYFHSEIIVEARAGDFSIEISVQDFGMGMDKKIKDDLFRTDKKTSTIGTNNERGTGLGLLLCKEMVTLHNGEINVESEFGKGSKFSVKLPR is encoded by the coding sequence ATGTTTAAGGGACGTCTTAAAGGAAATTTTATAGGGCATTTAGTCGCATCTCTCTCGTTGCTAGTGGTTCTTTTTTCAATTATGCCCGATCAATTTTTCAGTAAGTCTGCTCTAAATTTTACCTACCATAATATGACTTTGCATTCTACATTGGAGGCATTGGCATGCTTTTCATTCTTTCTTCTCGGTGCATTACTTTATCTGAAAGCGCCTTCACAAGAACATAATACTAATATAGCATTATCGCTAAGTTTCATGAGTATGGGAATCTTACTGGGATTTCATGCCTCCTTTCCAGTAGGGAATAGTTTTATTATAACAAAATCATTCGCAAATTTAATTGGCTCCTTCTGGTTATTAGTCCTTCTATTTCCTAAACTGAATTTGATTGTTGTAAAAAAGAGAGAACTGATAGCAATTATTACGGTAATAAGTGTTTTTCTATGGGGACTATTTGTAAGTCTTAACAGTTATTTATTACCACCGGGCATTGAGGAGGGGAATTACAGTAGATTTTCCTTGGTATTAAATAATATTAGCGCATACTTGTTTTTAATTGTTTCAATCAGACTATTTTTATACTACAAAAAATATAAGCATAACAAATACCTAATATTCACATTTTTAACCTCACTTTTATCCGGTAGCAGTTTCATTTTTAATTATAGTTGGGAAGGAAGTCATGTATGGTGGATTATGCATATCTTCACAACCGCCGCTTCATTAATTGCTTTTGGGTTACTCTTTACGGAATTCAGTATTCTAATTAAGAACTACTCCAGTTCGATCGAACAACTGGAAAAAGCTAATGAAGAGTTTAGGGCAGGTAAGAATAATTCAATTTATTCTTTTCAAAATAGTAGCGATACTATAATAATTTTTAACAGCAATAAAATATTTGATTGCAATAAGAGCGGGCTGGAATTATTTGAAATTTCGGAGAAGGAGAATTTAGAATCGATTGAAATCGAACTTTTATCCAATGATGTCGCAATACGGGGAGAACGTTTTAAATTATATAAACTCTTAAAGGAAATGATCTCGGACAATAACTTCGAAGAGGAGTTTAAGTTTAGCAGGAAAGATGGTAATGTGGTTTTGGCCTCCCTATCAATCTCATTAATGGAATTTGATAGAGAGAGAAAATATCAGGCTGTAATTCAGGATATAACTAATAGCACAACACAATCACGTTTTCTTCGATTGGAGAAAAAAATTATTGAAGGACTCTCCTCTTTCGAAGAAATGCGTGAAGCCTCCGATTTTATTATTACCAATCTATGTTCGGTGGATGGAATCGATGCCGTGTCATACTATGAATATGATCCTGTTGATAAAGTGCTAAATCTTTGTTCATCTATAAATCTACCAAAAAATTACGTTAACGCTTATTCTAGGTACACTAAAGATTCATTGCACACCTATCTGGCGATTGAAGGAAAGCCAGTATTTACAAATCATTCCAAAATTAATGCGCAATCCTCAGTATTCATTGATGAAATTAGCTTACAGGCTTTTGCAATTATTCCAATCGTTTATGATGAAGAATTGCTGGGAGTATTACATATTACCTCATTTGAGATTGAAGATTTTTCGGAGGAATTAAGGAACTTTATTGAAACAACAGCCTTAGGAATTGGAAGTTCATTATGGAGAATTCAAGCAGAACAATTATTGAATGAAAAATCTGAAGAGCTGAATCGTTTTTTTAGTCTTGCATTGGATCTTTTATGCATTGCCGATATAAATGGTTATTTCAAGAGGCTAAACAGTGCGTGGGAATCAACACTCGGTTATAAAATCAGTGAGTTGATTGGCAAGAAATTTTTGGATTTCGTACATCCTGATGATCTTGAATTAACTTTAAAGACGATCGCAGAACTTTCTGAAGACAAGCCAATTCTTAATTTCGTTAATCGATACCGGCATAAAGATGGCAGTTACAAATGGATTGAGTGGCGTTCATTTCCATACCTCGGTAAATATATCTACGCGGCGGCTCGAGATATAACCGAAACTAAGAAGATAACTGATGAATTGAAAGCTGATGAAGAGAGACTCGAAAGCTTGTTTAGAATTTCTCAGTACAAATCGAATAATATCCAAGAATTGCTCGATTATGCTCTTCATGAGGCTATAACATTAACAAAAAGTAAAATTGGTTACATTTATAAATATGATGAAGAAACGAAAGTATTTACCCTAAACTCATGGTCGAAAGATGTAATGAAGGAATGCGCTATTAGGGAACCTCAAACTTGTTACGAACTTGATAAAACCGGAATTTGGGGTGAGGCAGTACGACAGCGAAAAGCTATAACCATGAATGATTACGAAGCTGCGAATAAATTAAAAAAAGGATATCCAGAAGGGCACATACATCTTAAAAAGTATCTTACAATTCCGGTAATTAAAAATGATGTTATTGTTGCGGTAGTTGGGGTTGCTAATAAGGTAGAAGATTACACCAACTCTGATATTCGACATCTAAATTTGTTTATGGATTCTGTCTGGAGTATAGTCACAAAAATTCATTCAGAAAGTGAAATTAAAGACTATCTCGAGCTTAATGAGAAACTGATATTTTCTTCTACTCTGGGAATATTGGCTTATAATGCCAGTGGAGATTGTGTAATTGCAAACCAGGCAGCGGCCGATGGAATTGGAACAACAATTGAAAACTTGAAAAAACAAAATTTTTTAGAGTTAAAATCATGGGTAATATCGGGATTGCTCGATGAAGCTAAAAAAGTGTTAGCCACTAAAGAAACTAAGAAAATTAATATTAATACTAGCAGCACATTTGGAAAAGAAATCTGGTGGGAGTGCGTTCTTTCTTATTTCGAAAATAAAGGAGAACCTCACCTATTACTAACTTTTCATGATGTGTCTCAAAATAAATTAGCCGCCGAAGCTTTGAGCGCAAGTGAGGAAAAGTACCGATTATTATTTGAAAACATGAATGCCGGATTTGCTCTACATGAATTGATTTATGACGAGAATGGAAAACCAATAGATTACCGGTATCTCGAAATAAATCCGGGATTTGAGAAACTTACTGGCGTATCAATAAATACTTTATTGGGCAAAACAGTGAAGGAAATAATGCCAAAGACCGAGAATTACTGGATTGAAATAGCCCATAAAGTTGCATCAACGGGGGAACCACTTTATTATGAAAATTATTCCACTGAACTTGGCAAATATTATAATACATTTTACTTCTCTCCTAAAAAAAATCAATTCGCCGTAGTTTTTTATGACATAACAGATAAAAAAATTGCCGAGGAAAAACATTTAACAAGTGAAACAAGATTCCGCAAACTATTCGAAAATTCTCCCGAACCAATCCTATTCTTAAAAGATGGAAAATTTACCGATTGTAATTCCGCCACATTAAAGCTTCTTAAATTTAATTCAAAAGATGAAATTGTGGATTTCTCACCGTTAGGACTTTCACCCGAGTACCAGCCGGATGGCAACCGTTCTGATACCAAAGCAACGGCAATGATAAAAATTGCTTATGAAATGGGGAGCAATCTTTTTGAATGGGAACATATTAAAGCAGATGGTTCTCAATTTCTGGTTGAGGTTTTACTTACACCTATTTATCCATTAGAAGAAAATACACTTCATGTAGTTTGGCGCGATATCACTGATAGAAAAATTGCTGAATACGCTTTAAAGTTCGAGAAGGAAAGAATTAAAAATATCTTAAATACGGCTAATGCAGTTATCATAAATCTTGATGAACATGGATTTGTTACAGGCATTAATGAGTTTGGATGCAGATTAATTGGTTATGAAGAGAATGAAATTATTGGTAAAAATTGGTTCACTACAGTGTTGCCTGATAATGATTCTATTGAACAAGTTTATGATAACTTTAAGAAAATTATAAAAGGAGAGGTTGAAGCTCAAAAATATTATGAGAATGATATCTCTGACCGGGAAGGAAACATAATTAAAATTGCCTGGCAGAATACTTACGACAGAGATGCCGCCGGTAATATAGTTGGTATTTTAAGTGTCGGGATAGATATAACCGCAAGAGCGAAAGCACTACAAAAAATTAAAGAGATGAATGATGAATTAAAGTCAATAATTGATATTAAGGATAGATTCTTCTCAATAGTTGCCCATGATTTAAAGAGTCCAATGCAAGGTTTAATTGGGTTTTCGCAAATCTTAAAAGAAGAATTGGATACCATTTCTATTGAAGAGGGGAAGGAAATTCTCAAATCAATTTTTGAAATCAGCAAGGAGCTAAATAGTTTATTAGATAACTTACTAAACTGGTCACGACTTCAAACCGGTAGAATGGAATTTAATCCGGAGGAGTTAAATCTTTACACAACAGTTCATCCAATTATCCGTCTTCTCTCCGAAGTGGCTAGTTTAAAGGAAATTTCAATTAAGATGAAAATTGATCCTTCACTTATGATAAGAGCAGATGAAAATATGATTCAGCTAATACTGAGAAACCTAATTGCAAACGCAATAAAGTTCAGCTATTTTCATTCTGAAATTATTGTGGAGGCGAGGGCCGGCGATTTTTCAATTGAAATTTCGGTTCAAGATTTTGGTATGGGAATGGACAAAAAAATAAAGGATGATCTCTTTAGAACCGATAAAAAAACTTCTACAATTGGTACTAATAACGAAAGAGGTACCGGATTGGGACTTCTTCTCTGCAAAGAGATGGTTACTCTTCATAATGGTGAAATTAACGTGGAAAGTGAATTTGGAAAGGGGAGTAAGTTTAGCGTTAAACTGCCAAGATAA
- a CDS encoding PAS domain S-box protein, which translates to MNELFLLTTNLSQLQNKELVKKLFLESLNSIFLNGEFTWDEEEESKHPKEHHVIICTRNKSFGKLTFNSRLMAEAESYAMIQNAAKILAVILEKIDSDELLLDQKNKLQKFVDEQTKDLIASRDEIKSIAENSPDIIQRFDRQARHLFVNSHVYSITGIKSNEFIGKTHKELGFNKVQSDYWENKIEEVFETKVMLETDFEFQHDDKTIIFNLRLIPEFDGSGEVATVLSIARDITESKKHEAKLIDSERNIKETHKIAHLGNWELNHISNKLIWSEGIFEIFEIRETDFVATYEAFLNSIHPEDRDFVNNAYKESLLNKIPYEISHRLKMNDGRIKWVNEICRTEFDDKGNPIRSIGIVQDITERKQYELALKESEERYKRITSGLTDYLYTVKIKDGNVFETIHNEACLTVTGYSSQDFNNDPYLWINMVFPEDRDWVAGISSKILNGSDVPPIEHRIICKDGKVKWINHTHIPHFNSNGEIDSYDGLIKDITERMYIKEALQENENKMRLIVEGTPYLFFYTQDPNAIVTYVSPSVERITGHSVEEWIGQSHWFATDNEINELAKIATRAHLRGEFTTGPVIVEIEHAKKHPVLLETYENPMIVNGIVVGVQGVAHDITERINAEAKVNNERNMLRTLIDHLPESVHIYIKDKQSRYVINNRSHLISLGLSRQEDAVGKTSLDFFKKENAEVYIADEQEVIRTGIPIIEKEEYSFNHQYPGERIHLTTKVPIRDLKGEVIGIVGMSNDITERKHSEIELDNYRHHLEDLVRTRTEELERANESLRSLVEKEKELSEIKSRFISTTSHEFRTPLTSILSSVELLKRLGVKWSDEKKNEHYNRIIGSVDYLTNLLDDILTLNRADSGKIIFNPEKINFYALVESCLTDARLLMTSAHELKYNYRSKHKEFFLDPKLMRFVFNNLLSNAIKFSPDGGTIDLNISVMKNKLLIKVSDHGLGIPKEELENIFDSFYRSKKVAAISGSGLGLAIVKRSVDLHNGEIVVKSELNKGTTFIVTLPLLSTAE; encoded by the coding sequence GTGAACGAATTATTTTTATTAACGACAAATTTGTCACAGCTCCAAAATAAAGAGTTGGTAAAAAAGCTTTTTTTGGAAAGTCTAAATTCCATTTTCTTAAATGGCGAGTTTACTTGGGATGAAGAGGAAGAGAGTAAACACCCGAAAGAACACCATGTGATTATTTGTACCCGCAATAAATCTTTTGGGAAGCTTACATTTAATTCTAGATTAATGGCAGAAGCTGAATCTTATGCAATGATTCAAAATGCCGCGAAAATTCTTGCCGTTATACTGGAAAAAATAGATTCGGATGAGTTGCTTCTCGATCAAAAGAATAAATTACAAAAATTCGTAGATGAACAAACCAAAGATCTTATTGCCAGCAGAGATGAAATAAAAAGTATTGCTGAGAACAGCCCCGATATTATTCAACGTTTTGACAGACAAGCACGTCATTTATTTGTTAATAGTCACGTTTATAGTATAACAGGAATAAAGTCTAATGAATTTATTGGCAAAACACATAAAGAACTTGGATTTAATAAAGTACAAAGTGACTACTGGGAAAATAAAATTGAGGAAGTCTTTGAAACTAAAGTAATGCTTGAGACAGATTTTGAATTCCAACATGACGACAAAACCATAATCTTTAACTTGAGGCTCATCCCGGAATTCGATGGCAGCGGTGAGGTGGCAACTGTTCTAAGTATTGCACGGGATATCACCGAGTCAAAGAAGCATGAAGCAAAATTAATCGATAGCGAAAGAAATATTAAGGAAACTCACAAAATTGCTCATCTGGGTAATTGGGAGCTAAATCATATAAGCAATAAACTCATCTGGTCCGAGGGTATTTTTGAGATATTTGAAATAAGAGAGACAGATTTTGTGGCTACATACGAGGCATTTCTAAATTCAATACATCCTGAGGATCGCGACTTTGTTAATAATGCGTATAAAGAATCACTGCTGAATAAAATTCCATATGAAATTTCCCACCGATTAAAGATGAATGATGGTAGAATTAAGTGGGTTAATGAAATTTGCAGAACCGAATTTGATGATAAAGGAAATCCTATCCGCTCTATCGGCATTGTTCAAGATATCACTGAAAGAAAACAGTATGAGCTGGCATTAAAAGAAAGTGAGGAACGTTATAAAAGAATTACATCCGGCCTAACAGATTACCTCTATACAGTTAAAATTAAAGATGGGAATGTATTTGAGACAATTCACAATGAAGCATGTTTGACTGTTACAGGTTATTCTTCACAAGATTTCAATAATGATCCATATCTGTGGATAAATATGGTTTTCCCGGAGGATAGAGATTGGGTTGCCGGTATCTCTTCAAAAATACTAAATGGGTCAGACGTACCTCCAATCGAGCATAGAATAATCTGCAAGGATGGTAAAGTTAAGTGGATTAATCACACACACATTCCTCATTTCAATTCAAATGGTGAAATTGATTCATATGATGGATTAATAAAAGATATTACTGAGCGCATGTATATCAAAGAAGCTTTACAGGAAAATGAAAATAAAATGCGGTTAATTGTTGAAGGGACTCCCTATTTATTTTTCTATACTCAAGATCCTAATGCAATCGTAACTTACGTTTCACCTTCTGTAGAGAGAATTACAGGTCATTCAGTTGAGGAATGGATTGGTCAATCTCATTGGTTTGCAACAGATAACGAAATAAATGAACTTGCAAAAATCGCTACACGCGCTCATTTGAGAGGCGAGTTTACCACAGGCCCTGTTATTGTTGAAATAGAACATGCAAAAAAACATCCAGTACTTTTGGAGACTTACGAAAATCCAATGATTGTAAATGGTATTGTAGTTGGTGTTCAAGGTGTAGCTCATGACATTACTGAAAGAATTAATGCAGAGGCTAAGGTAAATAATGAAAGAAATATGCTAAGAACCCTCATAGACCATCTTCCGGAATCAGTTCACATTTACATTAAAGATAAGCAAAGCAGATATGTAATAAACAATCGTTCGCATCTGATATCATTGGGTTTATCCCGGCAAGAAGATGCTGTTGGAAAAACATCTTTAGATTTTTTCAAGAAGGAAAACGCCGAAGTTTACATTGCCGATGAGCAGGAAGTTATTAGAACCGGTATCCCAATCATTGAAAAAGAAGAATATAGTTTTAATCACCAATATCCCGGAGAAAGAATTCACCTTACCACAAAGGTACCGATCCGTGATTTAAAAGGAGAAGTAATTGGCATTGTTGGAATGAGCAACGATATTACCGAACGCAAGCATTCTGAAATTGAACTTGATAATTACCGACATCATTTAGAAGATTTGGTACGAACTAGAACTGAAGAATTGGAAAGAGCCAACGAATCATTGAGATCTCTTGTTGAGAAAGAAAAAGAGTTGAGTGAAATTAAATCAAGGTTTATCTCAACCACTTCCCACGAATTTAGAACACCATTAACCTCAATTCTATCTTCAGTAGAATTGCTAAAACGACTTGGGGTAAAGTGGAGTGACGAAAAAAAGAATGAACACTACAATAGAATTATTGGTTCGGTGGATTATCTAACAAACCTTCTCGATGATATATTAACTCTTAACAGAGCAGATTCCGGTAAAATTATCTTTAACCCGGAAAAAATAAATTTTTATGCCTTAGTGGAAAGTTGTTTAACAGATGCCCGATTATTGATGACAAGTGCTCATGAATTAAAATATAATTATCGTTCAAAGCACAAGGAGTTTTTTTTAGATCCAAAACTTATGAGATTTGTTTTTAACAACTTATTATCCAACGCCATAAAATTCTCTCCTGATGGAGGGACTATCGATCTCAATATTTCAGTTATGAAAAATAAACTACTAATTAAAGTAAGTGATCATGGATTGGGAATTCCAAAAGAGGAGTTAGAAAATATCTTCGATTCTTTTTATAGGTCGAAGAAAGTAGCTGCTATTTCGGGTTCTGGATTGGGGCTTGCAATTGTAAAGCGATCTGTAGACCTTCACAACGGGGAGATAGTTGTGAAGAGTGAGTTAAACAAAGGAACTACTTTTATTGTTACTTTACCACTGCTTTCAACAGCAGAGTAA
- a CDS encoding polysaccharide deacetylase family protein, with amino-acid sequence MRCKLVSLFLIIYMTLNLFGQEKESQKLLLIRCDDIGMSHAVNLAAKELIETGLIFSASVMFPCAWYQEGVDLLKSHPEITAGIHLTLNSEWKNYRWGPVAGKDKVPSLVDEHGYFFPSRAAFFNNNPKLEEVEIELRAQIDRAVKSGLKVSYVDYHMGTAVDRPELRNIVEKLATEYGLGISRYFGEEDVKNMYSDPIDSKRDSLIFTLKNLPSEKISLLVCHIGVDNDELQAMIDMNSFGLNEMSKHRESELRALVSVMNENLFELNNIRLITYDDLIKEIGLSKMKSPVETGY; translated from the coding sequence ATGAGATGCAAACTTGTAAGTTTATTCCTGATTATATATATGACTCTTAATCTGTTTGGGCAGGAGAAAGAATCACAAAAACTACTTCTCATAAGATGTGACGATATAGGAATGTCACATGCTGTTAATCTTGCCGCTAAAGAATTAATTGAAACCGGATTAATATTTTCAGCTTCAGTGATGTTCCCATGTGCATGGTACCAGGAGGGGGTTGATCTTCTTAAATCTCATCCCGAAATAACAGCCGGAATTCATTTGACCCTAAATTCAGAATGGAAAAATTATCGCTGGGGACCTGTAGCCGGAAAGGATAAGGTTCCTTCTTTAGTTGATGAGCATGGATATTTTTTCCCATCAAGGGCCGCTTTTTTTAACAACAATCCAAAGTTGGAGGAAGTTGAAATTGAATTGCGTGCTCAAATAGATAGGGCTGTAAAAAGTGGGCTTAAAGTATCGTATGTTGATTATCATATGGGAACCGCGGTTGATAGACCTGAATTAAGAAACATAGTGGAAAAATTAGCTACTGAATATGGATTGGGAATATCTCGTTATTTTGGAGAGGAGGATGTAAAGAATATGTACTCTGATCCGATCGATTCAAAAAGAGATTCATTGATATTTACACTAAAAAATTTACCATCGGAAAAAATTAGTTTGCTCGTATGCCATATAGGTGTAGATAATGATGAATTACAGGCTATGATAGATATGAATTCATTTGGACTGAATGAAATGAGTAAACATAGAGAATCTGAACTGCGGGCGCTCGTTTCTGTGATGAATGAAAATTTATTTGAGTTGAATAACATTCGGCTTATAACATATGATGATCTTATTAAAGAGATTGGATTGAGCAAAATGAAATCGCCTGTCGAAACCGGCTACTAA